The sequence AAGCAGCCAAAGCAGAAATGTCTAATGTGTTTGCTTCTTTTTTAGATGATGTAATTGATAGTCAATCGGATAAGCAAAAAGTACTGAAAGAAATCTCTTTAGATAGTTTATTAAGTGATGTAAACCTGAAATTACCTTATAAAGCCATAACCATTTTAGACTTCCCAACAGAGGAAGAAGCCTATTATCACATCACAAAAATTAACCAAGAAAATTTACTAAAGGCTATTCTTCCAGATGACATAGAATACACAAAAGATGGAGAGTTTAAGTCTCTTCATAAATTTACAGATCAGCCTTTACACAAACAATTTACAGCCATTTCTTTACCCTTACACACTGGCGAAATAATGGGTTTACCAGGCATAATTCTATATTTTATTGCCACCTTAATTGCCGCTTCTATGCCAGTAACAGGTATATTAATTTGGGTAAGGAAGCTTTGAATTTAACGATCTATATTATGATTGTTTTACGCCTAAATAAATGCAAGAGGATTACCTTTTTAAGAAAAGTAAATAGCAATCTGAATAATTCTGAAAATTAAGTCAAATTGCTATTTATATCTTACTTAAGTGTTACATATCAATTATATGGATTATTCTTTTCATCATATGTAAATTCATTCCAAGGCGCATAACTATTTAATTTATCAAAAAGATCCTTAGGAATTACTCCAGAAAAATTATTGTTTTCAATTTTAAAAATCCAAAATTTTTCAAAACCATTAAGGTATGAAGGTATTTCTCCTTCTAATTGGTTTTCATTTAATTTTAAACTATTTAGCGTGATTAACAAACTCCATTCATTGGGGATTGTACCACTGAATTGATTATTTCCTAGATGAAGAGTTATCAAATCAGAAAATTTAGAAAAACCTACAGGAAGAGTTCCTACAATATGATTTTCACTTAAATCTAAATATTTCAAATCTTTTAAATCACTAATCGTTACAGGAATTTCTCCTTTTAACCCCAATCTTGATAAATTTAACTCAGTTAACTTTCCGTTATTGTCTACTTTTAAATTTCTCCATTCTCTTACAGGCTTGTCACTATTGAAATCATGATCATTATTCCAACTAGATCCATCCATTTGATTGTATATATCCAATAAAGCCTGTTTAACAGATGTACTTACATCTGGTCTTTCATAGCCCTCTTTTAAAAATACTATATAATGAGCAACAATTCCATCTGTATCTATTGCTCTTAGTGTTAACTCATTGTCATTTAATAAAATAACTTCGTATTCTAAATCTAAACCAACATGATAAATAGGGAAAGCTCCGTTCTTAAATTTAAGATAAACATTACCTTCATTATTTTTATAAAGGTTCCAAGCCCAAGTATCTTGATGAGGATGATTAATAGTATATGTTAGATGGTGAATATCTGAATCATTTGATAAAGTTGCACCCTCTAAACTATCATAATAATTTACCATAACTTGGTCGTTATCATTACGAATCAAGGTAGTGGTATTATTCAGTAATTGAAAAGTATTATTTTTTTCTAGAAAGGACATTCTATCATCATATATACCCATATTTTCAAAGTTATAGGCATTACATACCCACCAATCAGGTGTATAGGAATCTATAGAGCCAAGAGCTAAATGCCCTTCCGTTTTCTCATCAATTTTCCATTGTTTATTTCCATCTCCTACTAAAAAATTTAGGTACGGAATTTTCCAACTTTCATTAATAGTAATAGATTCAACGATTGTAGCATCATCAAAAGTTTGCTCTTCATCTTTATCCGTTTTCACATAAAAAACGTAAGCATCATTAGCTTTACTTCCTTCTATTTCTTTATAAACGGTTTCTGCTACCTCATTTTCAAAATAAAGGGTAAAACTTATACTCCCCTCAGATAAATAGGCATTTCTATTTTCATCTACAGGGTAAACAAGTTCATTTGAATTTGATGTTTTTATGTTCGCAAAAATAGATGGATAGCTTTTTTTAATTAAATCAGAAAAAACTACTTTTACTTTTATATTTTCAAGTTTACAAGCAACTTCAATGTCAGTTCTTTCTTGAGCTTTGATAGAAAAAGTTTCAACTCCAAAATACCTTGGAGACTCAAAACCTGAGCTCAATTTTTCATTAGTTACTTCAATCGAATATTCACCCTCTAGAAGTTCAAAAACTTCTGGAATAGATTCATAATCTTTTGAGTCTATTACAATATCGTCAGTCGTTAAGTTTGTAATAATAAAAGAAAATTCTTCGATACTTTTGGATAGCCGAACAGTATTTTTATTGGTTTCTGATAATTGAATAGAAAATGATAATTCTCCATTTAGGATTGGTTCTTTTTCTTCTTCTTCAGTTTTAGTGCAAGAAATTAGTATACTAAAAAGTATCACTAAATAAATAGATTTGTTAAGTAAGTTCATTTGTTAAATAGATTGTTTGCTTTAATGTTAATTTAAAGCTAGTATAATTTTCTTTTTAAACAAACAGTTTCAAAAAAACTTATTTCAAATGAGTTGTATATGTATATTTGGTGTTAAGTGCATAGATGTTAATTTACATTTTAATATTAGCCTTAAAACAAATACATCTGATAAGCAAACAACCCAACACCAGCAATCATTAAATACCAATTTACTGCTTTATAAAATGCAGGGAAATCTGTCAATTTACGAGAATACGTAATGATAAACACGATAGGTATAAGAGCTAGAATTTGTCCTATTTCAACTCCAAGGTTAAAACAAAGAATTTTAGCTAGGAAATCGTTACTTCCATTTTCAAAAGATTGTAATTTAGTGGAAAGACCAAAACCATGAATTAACCCAAAAATCACTACCATTATTAGTAAGTTAGGGGCGTTAATACCAAGCTTTTTAAAACCTCCTAAATTTTCAAAACCCTTATACAAAATACTTAGGGCAATCACTCCATCAACTAAATGTTCATTTGCAGTAATACCTAAATATGTAGCTCCAATAAGCGTAATACAATGCCCAATAGTAAAGGCAGTAATAAATTTTAGTATATCTTTAAACCCTTTTAAATAGAAAACTACTCCTGCTAAAAATAGCAAATGATCGTAACCCGTTAGCATATGAGTGGCACCTACTCTAAGGTAAGCGAATATTCCTCCTGTTTTGAGTAATTCCTGATCTGCACTTGTTACATCATGAGCAAACCCTAAAAAAGGGATAAATAAGAAGATGAATAGAAGTACTTTTTTTAAATTCACTTTCATAACTAACCCTTATATTTAAAGTAAATAAATAACAAACTGATGAGAGCAATACTCACTACTATAAAACCTGAAGTTGGAATGCCTTCTTCTTCATGAGGATGTGGATGATGTAAATGAGTATGAGTACCATGTTCATGGGTAACTTCAAAAGATAAAGTCGCCCATCTTGATTCATGAGTTACTTCAGCATTGTTTACCTCAACCATATGAATTGTTCTGAGATAGTAAATTCCACCTTCATCTAGCGTGACGGTAACAATACCTTGTTCATTCGTTCTTAATTTCTGACCATGGGTATGTGAATGGGCTTCACCAGCAGCATGAGTATGGGTTATTCCTTTATGATTGGCATAAACTAATTGATTAATTACTGGTTTACCATCTACTAGTAATCTTATGTCAATAGTTTCTCCAGTATTTTTATTGTAAGGATTTTCTACCGGAATAAACTCAATAGGATAACCTAAAACCGTATTCCAATCATCTGTTTTTACTTCTCCTACCTGATAAATTGCCTTAACATGTTTTTGATAACTCTCTACAACATCTTGATCCAATAATGCATTATCAAAACGATGTGAAAGCATATCCAATACACCATCATGTTTTAAATAAACATTAAAATCAAAGGCAGATTGTGCTAAAGTATTTGCTTTAGTAGATACCCCAATAACATAAGTTCCTGCGTTACCTGTGTTGAAAGAAAGTTGAGTAATAGTACTGTCTTTATCTTCCCATTTACTTGAATCTATAGCTTGTCTATTTCCATGACTGACAATAGATGCATCTAACATTCGATTACGACTGATAATATTTTCACTGCCCTCAAAAGTGCCATTGTATAAACTGAGGGTTGCTTCTTGATGAGGTTTCAGGAAGTAAGTTTCCATTTTAATATACAAATCATGACTACTTAACATGATAAGTGCAGATAAGAGAAATAATGGCTGAGTCAATTTAAAACCAATTACCTTATCAAAGGCTCTTGTAATTAATTTCATATAAGAATGTTTGTACTGTTGTGCTATTTTCCGCAAATGTAAGAACTTTTATCTCTCAACCCAATCTTAGATTATCTCTCTTAGCGTTATAATGGGATATAATAACAGATGAGTTTTATAACATTGTGTATAGCACATTTTGAGTGCGTAATTATTCATTTTAGGCAATCATTAACGAATTATTTTTAGTACTGCCTCTTATAATTCGTCTCTTTTTTAGACTAATTGATAACTTATTTTTGTTCAAACTTATATTTTGATGTAGTTATGAGCGTTTACAGACTTTTTAGTATCAAAAAAATACAATTTATTGCAAATATTTTCATAATTTTAAGTTTATTAAGATAACGTAACTATTCAACCTAATTTATTTTAGTGCGTTTTATTATGACCTTAAAATTATAGAGATGAAACTATCAATACAATTATGTATTTTTTTTATAGTAGGCATTACTAATTTTTCAATAGCCCAAAACGAGATAGATTCTTTATTTAATGTCCTTGATATTTCAATTGAAAAAAGAGAGACTTATTTAAAAGAGAAGAATGATAACATTAATGAGTTTAGGGTTTTATTAGAAAATGATACAACCGATTTAAAGGATAAGTACTTTTATGCAACAGAGATCTATGAGCAATATTTAGTATTCGAATTCTATGGAGCATTACATTTTGCTTATGTTGCAATTGATCTTGCTAAACAGTTAAAGGAGGATAAACTGATTAATGAGAGTAACTTAAACTTGGCAAGAATATTAGTTATTGCTGGTATTTACCAAGAAAGTAGTGAAATCTTAGATGGCTTAGAAATCAAAAAGTTATCAAATGATTTATTAGTAAAATATTATCTTATTCGAAAAGAATTATACAACCAGCTTTATTATTATTCACCTACAAAATCGATCAAACAGAGTTATCAAACTAAATATGTCAACTACTGTGATTCATTATTGGCAATTTTACCAGAGAATTCAGAAAGTAATTTAGAGATATTAGAAACAAGGGCACTTGATACAAGAAAATTAGATAAAGC is a genomic window of Flammeovirga pectinis containing:
- a CDS encoding DUF4493 domain-containing protein, whose protein sequence is MNLLNKSIYLVILFSILISCTKTEEEEKEPILNGELSFSIQLSETNKNTVRLSKSIEEFSFIITNLTTDDIVIDSKDYESIPEVFELLEGEYSIEVTNEKLSSGFESPRYFGVETFSIKAQERTDIEVACKLENIKVKVVFSDLIKKSYPSIFANIKTSNSNELVYPVDENRNAYLSEGSISFTLYFENEVAETVYKEIEGSKANDAYVFYVKTDKDEEQTFDDATIVESITINESWKIPYLNFLVGDGNKQWKIDEKTEGHLALGSIDSYTPDWWVCNAYNFENMGIYDDRMSFLEKNNTFQLLNNTTTLIRNDNDQVMVNYYDSLEGATLSNDSDIHHLTYTINHPHQDTWAWNLYKNNEGNVYLKFKNGAFPIYHVGLDLEYEVILLNDNELTLRAIDTDGIVAHYIVFLKEGYERPDVSTSVKQALLDIYNQMDGSSWNNDHDFNSDKPVREWRNLKVDNNGKLTELNLSRLGLKGEIPVTISDLKDLKYLDLSENHIVGTLPVGFSKFSDLITLHLGNNQFSGTIPNEWSLLITLNSLKLNENQLEGEIPSYLNGFEKFWIFKIENNNFSGVIPKDLFDKLNSYAPWNEFTYDEKNNPYN
- a CDS encoding HupE/UreJ family protein → MKVNLKKVLLFIFLFIPFLGFAHDVTSADQELLKTGGIFAYLRVGATHMLTGYDHLLFLAGVVFYLKGFKDILKFITAFTIGHCITLIGATYLGITANEHLVDGVIALSILYKGFENLGGFKKLGINAPNLLIMVVIFGLIHGFGLSTKLQSFENGSNDFLAKILCFNLGVEIGQILALIPIVFIITYSRKLTDFPAFYKAVNWYLMIAGVGLFAYQMYLF
- a CDS encoding DUF4198 domain-containing protein, whose translation is MKLITRAFDKVIGFKLTQPLFLLSALIMLSSHDLYIKMETYFLKPHQEATLSLYNGTFEGSENIISRNRMLDASIVSHGNRQAIDSSKWEDKDSTITQLSFNTGNAGTYVIGVSTKANTLAQSAFDFNVYLKHDGVLDMLSHRFDNALLDQDVVESYQKHVKAIYQVGEVKTDDWNTVLGYPIEFIPVENPYNKNTGETIDIRLLVDGKPVINQLVYANHKGITHTHAAGEAHSHTHGQKLRTNEQGIVTVTLDEGGIYYLRTIHMVEVNNAEVTHESRWATLSFEVTHEHGTHTHLHHPHPHEEEGIPTSGFIVVSIALISLLFIYFKYKG